Proteins encoded together in one Musa acuminata AAA Group cultivar baxijiao chromosome BXJ3-6, Cavendish_Baxijiao_AAA, whole genome shotgun sequence window:
- the LOC103986932 gene encoding cysteine-rich receptor-like protein kinase 43 isoform X3: MATRPKKFLESLIKPFIGGRNKEEKGEEDLEAIAATEHKVFRYEMLVAATRNFNPKQKLGEGGFGPVFKGRLEDGRDVAVKRLGRGSRQGAREFENEAMLLSRVQHKNVVNLYGYCAHDDDKLLVYEYIPNESLDKLLFSDEGNGSRMQLDWKRRYQVIVGVARGLLYLHEGAHTAIIHRDIKASNILLDNRWVPKIADFGMARLFPEDQTHVNTRVAGTNGYMAPEYVMHGSLSTKADVFSFGVLVLELISGRKNSAFSPLPDPEANSLLEWAWKLYKKGQRLELLDPAVASTADAEQVAMCVQIGLLCTQSDPKLRPDMKRVVIILSKQPSVLEEPTRPGIPGSRYRRRSYGTRGSHYSAGESSSTINSASTAATTATTSTTLTMHQESHQEQHPNPT; encoded by the exons ATGGCGACGAGACCTAAGAAATTCTTGGAGAGCCTCATCAAGCCCTTCATCGGCGGCCGCAACAAAG AGGAGAAGGGGGAGGAGGACTTGGAGGCGATCGCGGCCACGGAGCACAAGGTGTTCCGCTACGAGATGCTGGTTGCGGCCACCCGCAACTTCAACCCCAAGCAGAAGCTCGGCGAAGGGGGATTCGGTCCCGTCTTCAAG GGACGGTTGGAGGATGGGCGGGACGTGGCGGTGAAGCGCCTGGGGCGGGGTTCGCGGCAGGGGGCGCGGGAGTTCGAGAACGAGGCGATGCTGCTGTCGCGGGTGCAGCACAAGAACGTGGTGAACCTCTACGGCTATTGCGCCCACGACGACGACAAGCTCCTCGTCTACGAGTACATCCCCAACGAGAGCCTCGACAAGCTCCTCTTCTCCG ACGAGGGTAATGGGAGCCGGATGCAGCTGGACTGGAAGCGGAGGTACCAGGTGATCGTCGGGGTGGCGCGGGGGCTGCTCTACCTGCACGAGGGCGCGCACACCGCCATCATACACCGTGACATCAAGGCCAGCAACATCCTGCTCGACAACCGGTGGGTCCCCAAGATCGCCGACTTCGGCATGGCGCGGCTCTTCCCCGAGGACCAGACCCACGTCAACACCCGCGTCGCCGGTACCAATGGCTACATGGCGCCGGAGTATGTCATGCACGGCTCCCTCTCCACCAAGGCCGACGTGTTCAGCTTCGGCGTCTTGGTTCTCGAGCTCATATCGGGCCGGAAGAATTCCGCATTCAGCCCCCTCCCCGACCCTGAGGCCAACAGCCTTCTGGAATGG GCTTGGAAGCTCTACAAGAAGGGCCAGAGGCTGGAGCTACTGGATCCTGCTGTGGCGTCCACGGCCGACGCAGAGCAAGTCGCGATGTGCGTTCAGATCGGCCTCCTCTGCACACAGTCTGACCCCAAGCTGCGGCCGGACATGAAGCGCGTGGTGATCATCTTATCCAAGCAGCCGAGCGTGCTCGAGGAGCCGACCAGGCCTGGCATTCCTGGATCCAGATACCGAAGAAGATCCTACGGAACCCGCGGCTCCCACTATTCAGCCGGCGAGTCCTCCTCGACTATCAACTCCGCCTCCACCGCTGCCACGACGGCAACCACCTCGACCACCCTCACTATGCATCAGGAGTCGCATCAGGAGCAACATCCTAATCCTACGTGA
- the LOC103986932 gene encoding cysteine-rich receptor-like protein kinase 43 isoform X2 — protein sequence MATRPKKFLESLIKPFIGGRNKEEKGEEDLEAIAATEHKVFRYEMLVAATRNFNPKQKLGEGGFGPVFKGRLEDGRDVAVKRLGRGSRQGAREFENEAMLLSRVQHKNVVNLYGYCAHDDDKLLVYEYIPNESLDKLLFSGEDEGNGSRMQLDWKRRYQVIVGVARGLLYLHEGAHTAIIHRDIKASNILLDNRWVPKIADFGMARLFPEDQTHVNTRVAGTNGYMAPEYVMHGSLSTKADVFSFGVLVLELISGRKNSAFSPLPDPEANSLLEWAWKLYKKGQRLELLDPAVASTADAEQVAMCVQIGLLCTQSDPKLRPDMKRVVIILSKQPSVLEEPTRPGIPGSRYRRRSYGTRGSHYSAGESSSTINSASTAATTATTSTTLTMHQESHQEQHPNPT from the exons ATGGCGACGAGACCTAAGAAATTCTTGGAGAGCCTCATCAAGCCCTTCATCGGCGGCCGCAACAAAG AGGAGAAGGGGGAGGAGGACTTGGAGGCGATCGCGGCCACGGAGCACAAGGTGTTCCGCTACGAGATGCTGGTTGCGGCCACCCGCAACTTCAACCCCAAGCAGAAGCTCGGCGAAGGGGGATTCGGTCCCGTCTTCAAG GGACGGTTGGAGGATGGGCGGGACGTGGCGGTGAAGCGCCTGGGGCGGGGTTCGCGGCAGGGGGCGCGGGAGTTCGAGAACGAGGCGATGCTGCTGTCGCGGGTGCAGCACAAGAACGTGGTGAACCTCTACGGCTATTGCGCCCACGACGACGACAAGCTCCTCGTCTACGAGTACATCCCCAACGAGAGCCTCGACAAGCTCCTCTTCTCCG GAGAAGACGAGGGTAATGGGAGCCGGATGCAGCTGGACTGGAAGCGGAGGTACCAGGTGATCGTCGGGGTGGCGCGGGGGCTGCTCTACCTGCACGAGGGCGCGCACACCGCCATCATACACCGTGACATCAAGGCCAGCAACATCCTGCTCGACAACCGGTGGGTCCCCAAGATCGCCGACTTCGGCATGGCGCGGCTCTTCCCCGAGGACCAGACCCACGTCAACACCCGCGTCGCCGGTACCAATGGCTACATGGCGCCGGAGTATGTCATGCACGGCTCCCTCTCCACCAAGGCCGACGTGTTCAGCTTCGGCGTCTTGGTTCTCGAGCTCATATCGGGCCGGAAGAATTCCGCATTCAGCCCCCTCCCCGACCCTGAGGCCAACAGCCTTCTGGAATGG GCTTGGAAGCTCTACAAGAAGGGCCAGAGGCTGGAGCTACTGGATCCTGCTGTGGCGTCCACGGCCGACGCAGAGCAAGTCGCGATGTGCGTTCAGATCGGCCTCCTCTGCACACAGTCTGACCCCAAGCTGCGGCCGGACATGAAGCGCGTGGTGATCATCTTATCCAAGCAGCCGAGCGTGCTCGAGGAGCCGACCAGGCCTGGCATTCCTGGATCCAGATACCGAAGAAGATCCTACGGAACCCGCGGCTCCCACTATTCAGCCGGCGAGTCCTCCTCGACTATCAACTCCGCCTCCACCGCTGCCACGACGGCAACCACCTCGACCACCCTCACTATGCATCAGGAGTCGCATCAGGAGCAACATCCTAATCCTACGTGA
- the LOC103986934 gene encoding bZIP transcription factor TRAB1: MLSLLFGCRQVLSVCLWNPTECHDWITFFGGRRKEMNLENFGGGRGADREAPPLARQGSIYSLTFDELQTTLGGLGKDFGSMNMDELLKNVWTAEETYAMTAAFGEGRGGTAAGPGLQQQGLLTLPRTLSQKTVDEVWRDLAGGSTASYVQGIAGVGADVPQQTSLGEMTLEEFLVKAGVVREDSTPSPALPRPAGNRSSSTNVLFDDMPTINNATGLALGFEHRSNTNTINACIPRSSAADLGMMVTVARPYAAPIPVRSRGLVSFDDAEMTDGLMTGIIGPDRARVVAVTGSPGNHLSPDILEKANRDLSSVPKVPYMFNGGMRGRKRSGSVEKVIERRQRRMIKNRESAARSRARKQAYTMELEAEVEKLKEQNQELQEKQAEMMEMQKNQDLQMISQLHGTKKHLLRRTQTGPW; the protein is encoded by the exons ATGTTGTCACTGCTGTTTGGTTGCAGGCAGGTTTTGAGTGTTTGTTTGTGGAATCCAACTGAGTGTCATGATTGGATTACATTTTTCGGAGGTCGAAGGAAAGAGATGAATCTCGAGAATTTTGGAGGTGGCAGAGGTGCCGATAGAGAGGCGCCGCCGCTGGCACGGCAGGGGTCCATCTACTCGCTCACGTTCGACGAGTTGCAGACCACGCTCGGTGGGCTGgggaaggacttcgggtcgatgAACATGGACGAGCTGCTCAAGAACGTGTGGACCGCGGAGGAGACCTACGCCATGACCGCGGCCTTCGGTGAGGGCCGCGGCGGCACAGCAGCTGGCCCTGGCCTCCAGCAGCAGGGCTTGCTCACCCTGCCTAGGACCCTCAGCCAGAAGACGGTCGACGAGGTCTGGCGGGACCTCGCCGGCGGCTCCACCGCCTCCTACGTTCAGGGAATCGCCGGCGTCGGCGCTGACGTCCCGCAGCAGACCAGTCTGGGAGAGATGACCCTCGAGGAGTTCTTGGTGAAAGCCGGGGTGGTGCGGGAGGACTCGACTCCGTCGCCAGCACTTCCAAGGCCGGCCGGCAACAGAAGCAGTAGCACCAATGTGTTGTTTGACGATATGCCGACGATAAACAACGCCACCGGGCTTGCTCTTGGATTTGAGCATCGAAGTAATACGAACACAATCAACGCTTGCATCCCTCGTAGTTCAGCTGCCGATCTGGGGATGATGGTCACTGTGGCGAGACCTTACGCGGCTCCGATTCCTGTGCGAAGCAGAGGACTTGTTAGCTTCGATGATGCTGAAATGACCGACGGGTTGATGACAGGGATAATTGGCCCAGACAGAGCTAGAGTTGTAGCAGTGACCGGGTCGCCGGGGAATCATCTCTCTCCCGACATACTCGAGAAAGCCAACAGGGATCTGTCTTCGGTGCCGAAGGTTCCATACATGTTTAATGGCGGGATGAGGGGAAGGAagcgcagtgggagcgtggagaAAGTTATAGAGAGGAGACAGAGGCGGATGATCAAGAACAGGGAGTCAGCTGCTAGATCGCGTGCCCGGAAACAG GCTTATACCATGGAGCTGGAGGCTGAAGTAGAAAAACTCAAAGAGCAAAATCAAGAATTGCAAGAAAAGCAG GCAGAGATGATGGAGATGCAGAAGAATCAG GACTTGCAGATGATCAGTCAGCTGCATGGAACAAAGAAACATCTCTTGAGGAGGACACAAACAGGTCCATGGTAA
- the LOC103986932 gene encoding cysteine-rich receptor-like protein kinase 43 isoform X1: MATRPKKFLESLIKPFIGGRNKEEKGEEDLEAIAATEHKVFRYEMLVAATRNFNPKQKLGEGGFGPVFKGRLEDGRDVAVKRLGRGSRQGAREFENEAMLLSRVQHKNVVNLYGYCAHDDDKLLVYEYIPNESLDKLLFSEGEDEGNGSRMQLDWKRRYQVIVGVARGLLYLHEGAHTAIIHRDIKASNILLDNRWVPKIADFGMARLFPEDQTHVNTRVAGTNGYMAPEYVMHGSLSTKADVFSFGVLVLELISGRKNSAFSPLPDPEANSLLEWAWKLYKKGQRLELLDPAVASTADAEQVAMCVQIGLLCTQSDPKLRPDMKRVVIILSKQPSVLEEPTRPGIPGSRYRRRSYGTRGSHYSAGESSSTINSASTAATTATTSTTLTMHQESHQEQHPNPT, translated from the exons ATGGCGACGAGACCTAAGAAATTCTTGGAGAGCCTCATCAAGCCCTTCATCGGCGGCCGCAACAAAG AGGAGAAGGGGGAGGAGGACTTGGAGGCGATCGCGGCCACGGAGCACAAGGTGTTCCGCTACGAGATGCTGGTTGCGGCCACCCGCAACTTCAACCCCAAGCAGAAGCTCGGCGAAGGGGGATTCGGTCCCGTCTTCAAG GGACGGTTGGAGGATGGGCGGGACGTGGCGGTGAAGCGCCTGGGGCGGGGTTCGCGGCAGGGGGCGCGGGAGTTCGAGAACGAGGCGATGCTGCTGTCGCGGGTGCAGCACAAGAACGTGGTGAACCTCTACGGCTATTGCGCCCACGACGACGACAAGCTCCTCGTCTACGAGTACATCCCCAACGAGAGCCTCGACAAGCTCCTCTTCTCCG AAGGAGAAGACGAGGGTAATGGGAGCCGGATGCAGCTGGACTGGAAGCGGAGGTACCAGGTGATCGTCGGGGTGGCGCGGGGGCTGCTCTACCTGCACGAGGGCGCGCACACCGCCATCATACACCGTGACATCAAGGCCAGCAACATCCTGCTCGACAACCGGTGGGTCCCCAAGATCGCCGACTTCGGCATGGCGCGGCTCTTCCCCGAGGACCAGACCCACGTCAACACCCGCGTCGCCGGTACCAATGGCTACATGGCGCCGGAGTATGTCATGCACGGCTCCCTCTCCACCAAGGCCGACGTGTTCAGCTTCGGCGTCTTGGTTCTCGAGCTCATATCGGGCCGGAAGAATTCCGCATTCAGCCCCCTCCCCGACCCTGAGGCCAACAGCCTTCTGGAATGG GCTTGGAAGCTCTACAAGAAGGGCCAGAGGCTGGAGCTACTGGATCCTGCTGTGGCGTCCACGGCCGACGCAGAGCAAGTCGCGATGTGCGTTCAGATCGGCCTCCTCTGCACACAGTCTGACCCCAAGCTGCGGCCGGACATGAAGCGCGTGGTGATCATCTTATCCAAGCAGCCGAGCGTGCTCGAGGAGCCGACCAGGCCTGGCATTCCTGGATCCAGATACCGAAGAAGATCCTACGGAACCCGCGGCTCCCACTATTCAGCCGGCGAGTCCTCCTCGACTATCAACTCCGCCTCCACCGCTGCCACGACGGCAACCACCTCGACCACCCTCACTATGCATCAGGAGTCGCATCAGGAGCAACATCCTAATCCTACGTGA
- the LOC103986931 gene encoding uncharacterized protein LOC103986931 translates to MERSKGPYVGWQEVVVSNDRGRRVVHYYLKGAGGGADLAVVGREKSVRHMSYAVPNQFVRLLMARPHVLPSSPSSSPHSLQALFSFKWRSRREVIDWLSSFVSDANATESPLAVDGFPDCEDSETDLPTSKLPSRKTAHPSKEFSWLGASWICRKRKKHYRSFCKNGITISVHDFVIVMAEEKKSLVAYVEDLYEDLRANNMVVVRWFHEVDEVGIVLPPDTNDREIFFSLCLQDFSVECIDGLASVLSSQHFEQFQNEARHTNWRPYMCRRQIDNDDVKPFDITQLQGYWSQQLLRSMFTSPVKLRLKITRGGSVLSAGKSDVFLGDSRRNHQLHDRDIHVAETTIMDMQSRGSAVSRKTGKNVTSTLSGSALIRKKLFKQKLQQQLYPGCHVEVLSQDSGIRGCWFQCVIIKRHQDMVKVRYQDILDPEDGGNTEEWVSLSRVAAPDELGIRCERTIVRPHPPQRGKTYNFDVGAIVDAWWHDGWWEGIVIHKDFEGQMHVYFPGENRTSVFCQGELRQSHDWINNKWNRLEERMDIADSLFSDTMINTKDLSDSEQFTKEQYTEETNGSSLPADMVQDENIPSGDSSSDGEAGILDLTKDSHFNKLRWKRKRRREQTEDGSSHKKQHSEASSGGSQDAAESNACGGFVLPKSLTVDHENCKIGGDPLFNTPMAISSLVMSQ, encoded by the exons ATGGAGAGATCGAAGGGTCCTTACGTGGGGTGGCAGGAGGTGGTGGTATCCAACGACAGGGGTCGCCGGGTGGTGCACTACTACCTCAAGGGCGCCGGCGGCGGGGCGGATCTGGCGGTGGTGGGCCGCGAGAAGAGCGTGCGGCATATGTCCTACGCTGTTCCAAATCAGTTCGTTAGATTGCTCATGGCTAGGCCTCACGTCCTGCCTTCCTCGCCCTCGTCGTCACCGCACTCGCTGCAGGCGTTGTTCTCGTTTAAGTGGCGCTCGAGGAGGGAGGTCATCGACTGGCTCTCTTCTTTTGTTTCAG ATGCCAATGCCACCGAGTCTCCTCTGGCAGTTGATGGATTTCCAGATTGTGAAGATTCTGAAACCGATCTCCCAACTTCCAAG CTTCCTTCAAGAAAAACAGCACATCCATCTAAAGAGTTTTCATGGCTAGGTGCCTCATGGATCTGCCGTAAAAGGAAAAAGCATTATCGATCCTTCTGCAAGAACGGAATCACAATTTCA GTCCATGATTTTGTCATTGTAATGGCTGAAGAGAAGAAGAGTCTTGTTGCTTATGTGGAAGATTTATATGAGGACTTGCGAGCTAACAATATGGTTGTGGTACGGTGGTTTCACGAAGTTGATGAAGTTGGTATTGTTTTGCCTCCCGACACTAATGACAGAGAGATTTTCTTTTCACTTTGTCTTCAAGATTTCAGTGTTGAGTGCATTGATGGATTGGCTTCAGTTCTCAGTTCTCAGCATTTTGAGCAGTTTCAGAATGAGGCAAGACACACCAACTGGAGACCTTATATGTGCCGCAGGCAGATTGATAATGATGATGTAAAGCCATTTGATATCACCCAACTCCAAGGCTACTGGAGCCAGCAATTACTTCGGTCCATGTTCACATCTCCCGTTAAGTTGAGGCTGAAGATTACCCGTGGTGGTTCTGTTTTATCTGCAGGAAAAAGTGATGTTTTCCTAGGTGATTCCAGGAGGAATCACCAGTTGCATGATCGGGATATCCATGTTGCAGAAACCACTATAATGGATATGCAATCTAGAGGTTCTGCTGTTAGCAGAAAAACTGGAAAGAATGTCACAAGCACCCTTTCTGGATCTGCTTTGATAAGAAAAAAGTTATTTAAGCAAAAACTTCAGCAACAATTATATCCTGGTTGCCATGTTGAAGTGCTTTCACAGGACAGTGGAATAAGGGGTTGCTGGTTCCAATGTGTGATTATCAAAAGGCATCAGGATATGGTAAAGGTCCGTTACCAAGATATACTAGATCCTGAAGATGGTGGTAATACGGAG GAGTGGGTATCGCTATCCAGGGTTGCAGCACCTGATGAGCTTGGCATTCGCTGTGAAAGGACCATTGTTCGTCCGCACCCTCCTCAGAGAGGCAAGACATACAACTTTGATGTTGGTGCTATTGTGGATGCATGGTGGCATGATGGCTGGTGGGAAGGAATTGTCATTCATAAAGATTTTGAAGGGCAAATGCATGTGTACTTTCCAG GAGAAAATCGCACCTCGGTTTTCTGTCAAGGTGAGTTGAGGCAGTCTCATGATTGGATCAATAACAAATGGAACAGATTAGAAGAAAGGATGGATATTGCAGATTCATTGTTCTCAGACACGATGATCAATACGAAGGATTTATCTGATTCTGAACAATTCACCAAAGAGCAATACACTGAAGAAACTAATGGCAGCAGCTTACCAGCTGACATGGTACAAGATGAGAACATTCCAAGTGGAGATTCATCGAGCGATGGGGAGGCAGGCATACTGGACCTTACCAAAGACTCCCATTTCAATAAGCTCAGATGGAAGAGAAAACGAAGAAGGGAGCAAACAGAAGATGGTTCTTCTCACAAGAAACAACACTCTGAAGCTAGCAGCGGTGGCAGTCAAGATGCGGCGGAGTCCAATGCCTGTGGGGGCTTTGTGCTACCCAAGTCATTGACTGTTGATCACGAGAACTGCAAGATCGGTGGTGACCCTCTGTTCAATACGCCAATGGCGATCTCCAGCCTCGTGATGTCCCAGTAA